A single genomic interval of Asterias amurensis chromosome 1, ASM3211899v1 harbors:
- the LOC139935793 gene encoding uncharacterized protein, translating to MFRQANEHLPTLVGAALLATSGVAVYSTYKLLTTGDRRARETVYYETAKLVNEYLVFHYGAPGEVLRYDYGPTEALDFPRRVAEECLEVYRNRVNKTKVPSRALDIGCAVGRTAFELAREFEQVVGIDFSQAFTDTCCALKEQGSLDYEVKDEGDLMTSLKATVDPAIDRSRLQFQQGDACNLPLDLGQFGCVIGANLTCRLPNPYDFLNRLPSLIAPGGILMLTTPCTWLDEFTPKSKWLGGFTDKNGQPVSTFDTLKRVLGPDFDLVLDKNMPFFIRETARKNQWTVSHASIWIRKE from the exons ATGTTTCGCCAAGCAAACGAACACCTTCCCACCCTTGTTGGAGCAGCTCTGTTGGCAACATCAGGGGTCGCAGTTTATTCTACCTACAAATTGCTGACCACCGGCGACCGGCGAGCGAGGGAAACTGTGTACTACGAGACAGCCAAGCTCGTGAATGAGTACCTGGTGTTCCACTACGGGGCTCCAGGCGAAGTTTTACGGTACGACTACGGACCCACAGAGGCGCTCGATTTTCCACGAAGAGTTGCTGAGGAATGTTTGGAGGTTTACAGGAACAGAGTGAACAAG ACAAAGGTACCAAGCAGAGCACTGGACATAGGCTGTGCGGTGGGACGGACTGCATTTGAGTTGGCTCGTGAATTTGAGCAGGTCGTAGGGATTGACTTCAGCCAAGCCTTTACAGATACTTGCTGTGCACTGAAAGAACAAGGCTCTTTGGATTATGAAGTAAAAGATGAGGGAGATTTGATGACGAGCCTCAAAGCTACAGTTGATCCTGCAATA GATCGTTCCAGACTTCAATTTCAGCAAGGAGATGCATGCAATCTACCCTTGGACTTGGGTCAGTTTGGCTGTGTTATAGGCGCAAATCTCACATGCCGATTACCGAATCCATATGACTTCCTAAACCGACTCCCAAGCCTCATTGCTCCAGGGGGTATACTTATGCTTACCACGCCCTGTACATGGCTAGATGAATTCACTCCTAAA agtAAATGGCTCGGTGGTTTCACTGACAAAAACGGGCAACCAGTGTCGACCTTTGACACCCTGAAGAGAGTTCTTGGTCCTGACTTTGATCTTGTATTGGATAAGAACATGCCGTTCTTCATTCGTGAGACGGCTCGTAAGAATCAGTGGACCGTATCTCACGCTTCAATCTGGATACGTAAAGAATAA